In one Brassica oleracea var. oleracea cultivar TO1000 chromosome C9, BOL, whole genome shotgun sequence genomic region, the following are encoded:
- the LOC106314375 gene encoding jacalin-related lectin 14-like, with product MAQKLEAIGSTNGFTFDDGSDHDGVSKIFVGGGLQGILYMEFEYVRSGQLKFGSLVGRRHRGFIETFEINHVKNEHLESVEGYYDHESGYIQGLQFKTNFRVSELIGYEKGNKFTLEVKGKKISGFHGYMRKRNILALGAYFTMILPSRLDVKGGKGGHQWDDGANHDGVTKIHVRGGFDGIQYIKFNYVKNGETQDGPIHGISGSGFTQTFEINHFNDEHLVYVEGYYDDASGVIQALQFKTNLKTSDVLGYEKGKKFLLADKGKKIIGFHGYAEKNLNSLGAYFTTVSLTKSERHGGSEGVYWDDGVFESVRTVYVSYDTNNVKSITFHYHNRTVIERQHGWQTIQDDLEEEEFELDYPNEVITYVEGTFKRFGPGKTRITSLIFKSSEGRTSPSFGVVYGTKFVLEKKGCAVVGFHGRHDDRDLVSIGAYFSPMPPPTAEKLRAQGGLRGESWDDGVFDSVRKLYVGQGDNGVAFLKVVYGRDTRIVIGEDHGNTTPLEVKEFELEYPSEYITAVDGCYDKVIGSEVEVITMLRFTTNKRTSIPVGFVSTSSFLLYKDGFKIVGFHGKSSNMINQLGVHVLPFTY from the exons ATGGCACAAAAACTGGAAGCCATAGGTAGCACAAATGGCTTTACATTCGATGATGGATCTGACCATGACGGTGTTTCCAAGATTTTTGTTGGAGGTGGTCTTCAGGGAATTCTTTACATGGAATTTGAATATGTAAGGAGTGGACAGCTTAAATTTGGATCACTCGTTGGTCGCCGTCATAGAGGTTTCATAGAGACG TTTGAGATTAACCATGTCAAAAATGAACATCTCGAATCTGTAGAAGGTTACTATGATCATGAATCCGGTTACATTCAAGGACTTCAGTTCAAAACTAATTTCAGAGTTTCAGAACTGATTGGATATGAAAAGGGTAATAAGTTTACACTTGAAGTTAAGGGAAAAAAGATCAGTGGCTTTCATGGATATATGAGGAAGAGAAACATCCTCGCCCTTGGAGCATACTTCACTATGATTCTTCCTAGTAGACTGGACGTGAAAGGCGGCAAGGGAGGCCATCAGTGGGATGATGGAGCTAACCATGACGGTGTAACAAAGATTCATGTACGAGGTGGTTTTGACGGCATTCAATATATCAAATTTAATTATGTCAAGAATGGAGAAACCCAAGATGGACCAATCCATGGTATCTCCGGTAGCGGTTTCACACAGACG TTTGAGATAAACCATTTCAACGATGAACATTTGGTTTATGTTGAGGGTTACTACGATGATGCATCTGGTGTAATTCAAGCACTTCAATTCAAAACTAACCTCAAGACTTCAGATGTTTTAGGATATGAAAAGGGTAAGAAGTTTTTACTAGCAGACAAAGGTAAGAAAATCATTGGCTTTCATGGATACGCTGAAAAGAATCTCAATTCTCTTGGAGCATACTTCACAACGGTTTCTCTTACCAAATCCGAACGCCATGGTGGTTCTGAAGGCGTATACTGGGATGATGGTGTTTTCGAAAGCGTAAGAACGGTGTATGTTAGTTATGATACCAATAACGTAAAGAGTATCACGTTTCACTATCACAACCGCACAGTTATAGAGCGTCAACATGGGTGGCAGACTATACAAGATGATTTAGAAGAAGAAGAG TTTGAGCTCGACTATCCAAATGAAGTGATTACATATGTAGAGGGGACTTTCAAAAGATTTGGGCCTGGCAAGACGAGGATAACGTCATTGATATTCAAATCATCTGAAGGGAGAACCTCTCCGTCATTTGGAGTAGTGTATGGTACCAAATTTGTGCTAGAGAAAAAAGGTTGTGCTGTGGTTGGGTTTCATGGACGGCATGATGATCGAGATCTTGTTTCTATTGGAGCCTATTTTTCTCCAATGCCTCCTCCTACTGCAGAGAAATTAAGAGCACAAGGTGGTCTTCGAGGAGAATCATGGGACGATGGTGTTTTCGATAGTGTTAGAAAGTTATACGTTGGACAAGGTGATAATGGTGTTGCATTCCTTAAGGTTGTGTACGGGAGGGACACTCGTATTGTTATTGGTGAAGATCATGGAAACACAACACCACTTGAAGTCAAAGAG TTTGAGCTCGAATATCCAAGTGAATACATTACAGCCGTGGATGGTTGTTATGACAAAGTAATTGGAAGTGAAGTTGAAGTTATAACTATGCTTAGGTTTACAACGAACAAACGAACATCTATTCCCGTAGGATTCGTATCTACCTCGAGCTTTTTACTGTACAAAGATGGCTTTAAAATTGTTGGATTCCATGGAAAGTCAAGTAACATGATTAATCAACTTGGGGTCCATGTTCTGCCCTTCACTTATTAA
- the LOC106313504 gene encoding uncharacterized protein LOC106313504, with amino-acid sequence MERDLPSVKSWKSLVKRRNNPQDGGKSSWKMKPVMALMCTVLLIFWYKTTNIQYEQTEFEETDYPFEMAKESEPVSEKLKGLPFGIIQPRSDLELKPLWSSSTLRSKGGELMNRNLLAMPVGLKQKDNVDSLVQKFLPANFTVILFHYDGNMDQWWDLEWSSKAIHIVAHNQTKWWFAKRFLHPDIVSIYDYVFLWDEDLGVENFNPQKYLRIVKAAGLEISQPALHPNSTEVHHRITVRSRTKVFHRRVYDSRGNMKCSIASEGPPCTGFVEGMAPVFSRSAWFCTWNLIQNDLVHGWGMDMKLGYCAQGDRSKKVGIVDSEYIFHQGIQTLGGSGYPDKKNSARSGVSRRRGSPTFDSRTEIRRQSTWELQTFKERWNRAVEEDKNWVDRSSSTRNRIGNNGRFKRSSVISSLLQRQAKETTK; translated from the exons ATGGAACGCGATTTACCGTCTGTTAAATCATGGAAATCACTTGTCAAGAGAAGAAACAACCCTCAAGATGGT GGTAAATCATCGTGGAAGATGAAACCGGTTATGGCTCTCATGTGTACAGTTCTTTTGATCTTTTGGTACAAAACCACGAATATTCAGTATGAACAGACAGAG TTTGAAGAAACAGATTATCCCTTTGAGATGGCAAAG GAATCTGAACCGGTGAGTGAGAAGTTGAAAGGCTTGCCTTTTGGTATCATACAGCCTAGATCAGATTTGGAGTTAAAGCCCCTTTGGTCAAGTAGTACTTTGAGGTCAAAG GGAGGCGAGTTGATGAATCGTAACTTGTTGGCAATGCCGGTAGGACTTAAGCAAAAGGACAATGTTGACTCTCTTGTACAGAAG TTTCTTCCGGCGAATTTTACTGTTATACTATTTCATTATGATGGAAACATGGATCAGTGGTGGGATCTGGAGTGGAGCTCTAAAGCCATACACATTGTTGCACATAACCAAACCAAATG GTGGTTTGCGAAACGGTTTCTCCATCCTGATATCGTCTCCATTTATGATTATGTTTTCCTTTGGGATGAAGATCTTGGAGTGGAGAACTTCAACCCGCAAAA ATACTTGAGGATAGTTAAAGCAGCAGGACTTGAGATCTCTCAACCGGCCTTGCATCCAAACTCAACCGAAGTTCACCATAGGATTACAGTCCGGTCTAGAACGAAAGTATTCCATAG ACGAGTTTATGATAGTAGAGGCAATATGAAGTGCTCAATTGCTAGTGAAGGCCCTCCATGCACCGG ATTCGTTGAAGGAATGGCTCCGGTGTTTTCAAGATCTGCTTGGTTTTGCACTTGGAATCTTATACAA AATGATCTGGTTCATGGATGGGGAATGGATATGAAACTTGGGTACTGTGCTCAG GGTGACCGTAGCAAGAAAGTTGGGATAGTGGACAGTGAATATATCTTCCATCAAGGCATTCAAACTCTAGGAGGAAGTGGTTATCCCGACAAGAAG AACTCAGCTCGTAGTGGAGTCAGTAGA AGACGCGGTTCTCCCACTTTTGATTCAAGAACAGAG ATACGGAGACAGTCAACATGGGAGCTTCAAACTTTTAAAGAACGGTGGAACCGAGCAGTTGAGGAAGACAAGAACTGGGTCGACCGGTCTTCATCGACAAGGAACCGTATTGGCAATAACGGGAGGTTTAAACGGAGTAGTGTGATTTCAAGTTTATTGCAGAGGCAAGCTAAAGAGACTACGAAATAA